From the genome of Neorhodopirellula lusitana:
GCAATCGCACGACATGCCACACCGCCGCAAGATAAAGCACGTACGGCAACAAAAGCAGTGTTCCGAGTCTGGAACGCCCGCCATCAAAACGTTTGCCAAACACTCCTGGTGCGGAGAATAAGTAGGCTGCCGAAACGACTCCGAACGAGAAAGCAGGATAAATAAGCAGCCACCCCCACGGACCACCGCGAGCGGCAGCAACCGAAATTGCCAATGCCAACAACAGGAAAATGAATCCGTACTTCATGCGGTTTCCTTTACACCTCAGTCCGAGCCGCTGAGATGGCTTGGGACAGCTCGGATCGGTGCTCTTCCTTACGGACTACGATTGTCAATGAAAGTCCATCGAACCTGAGGTCACTCGCAAGCGGTGCTATTGCGGTTCCAAAGTCAGCGATCGACATGGGGCCGTAACCGGTGGCCAATGTCGGCGTAGAGATCGTTTTAGCCCCTGCCTTGATGGCAAGGTCCAGAGCGGAAACGACGGTCTTGCGGACCAGCTCAATGGACGAATCGTAGAACGGGTCGATCGCTACAGCATGCAAAATGAAATGGAACGGGAGGTTTCCAGCACGACTGCGGACAACGCTTCCAGCCGACACAGCAGAGTTTGCTTGGCTCTTCAGGTAGGCGTGCAACTCTTCTTGGATCTTCGGTCCAACCGCCGAAAGGATCGCTCCATTGACCCCACCCGAAAGATTCAGCCAAGGGTTGGCGGTCGAGATCAACACATCAGCGGCAACTTTTAAAACATCGCCGACTCGAGTGTGGATCTTCATTGGAGCGGAACCTGTTGATTCAGTCATTCTGAAATTGAACGATGACGATTTGCCATTGGAAGCTTGCGTTCGAGAAGTCGTCATTCATCATATCAAGAACGGCACCAGTCGACCCAACGCCGGTGTCGGCACCAGTCGATGCCAATGCGACTGATTTAGAAGCTGTTCCGAATCGCTGGGTGTTGGGGACGCTGCAATTGCTAATCACCTCGCTGCCTGAATGCCCGCGAATTCTTCATCGCAAGTTCGATTGTCTGCCCGTGCTATCGCCAGACTGGCGACTTGCGATTCAATCCAGGCCTGCGTGTCGTCGTGGATGATTATCTTGACGTCACTCACACCACGCAGTGTGTACTGAACCGTTTTGCCTATTAGGTACCATCGCCTCGGCTCGATGTGGCAGTCGGCGTGGGGGATCAGCAACGGAGGATGAAAGATTGAAAAGAGAGGCATCACCTTCAGCAAAATACCTTCTCTCGTCACGCCGACGGTCACGATTCCTTTGTACGAGTTCCACCCAATATCACCGGCGACCAAGATCACCGTCTGCATTGTCCGCTTGCGAATGCAAATACCTGGATCAACCGCACGATACGTTTGGGCCAGACGGGTCCACCGCCGAGCGTTGGCTTTCCACATCATGCCCATCAAACCAACAGGCAGGCTGTAACCAACCAGATAGAAGAGCAGGTTGGTGATCATATTTCTTCCTCGGTTGCGTTGTCCTGCTCATACCGTCGCATTTTTCCGGCTACTTTGCGAAGGTTCCGCTCGACAGACTTGGGTGATTGGTTTGCGAAGACTGGCAAGTCCTTCAACGCGACACCCATCCTGGCCAACGCGAATCGCCAGTCATCCGCTTCGCCAGCGTTATTCATGATTGGCGACGGGCGATGTAGAAACAGTTTTTGTATCCGTGGCGCTGCGCCCGATGCCTGCGGCCCCAAGCGAACCAACGCTTCTCGGATGCCATCCATCATTGAACGTCGATCACGCCAATGCGGCAGTTCAATCGCGTAGTCGAGCATTGCATCGATTTTGGGCAGCGCGCGATCGGGCCCAAGGTCAGC
Proteins encoded in this window:
- a CDS encoding macro domain-containing protein, whose protein sequence is MKIHTRVGDVLKVAADVLISTANPWLNLSGGVNGAILSAVGPKIQEELHAYLKSQANSAVSAGSVVRSRAGNLPFHFILHAVAIDPFYDSSIELVRKTVVSALDLAIKAGAKTISTPTLATGYGPMSIADFGTAIAPLASDLRFDGLSLTIVVRKEEHRSELSQAISAARTEV